The Puntigrus tetrazona isolate hp1 chromosome 19, ASM1883169v1, whole genome shotgun sequence genome has a segment encoding these proteins:
- the si:ch211-57n23.4 gene encoding immunoglobulin superfamily DCC subclass member 3 translates to MKPRIFLTILTFVGSCLCNGSELAFLTEPSDVIAVRDRPLMLDCRVEGEGPITVTWHKNGAPLLSGLGSRAKILSNGTLLIRSFQKRRDGDATDAGEYYCAAQNHYGMLVSRKARVQLASLPKFHTHPESMSVDEGGVARFQCQVNGIPEASITWEKDRVVLGTSDDRYTLLPMGILQITGVKKSDAGVYRCVATNIANTRYSHEAYLNVTGGVPRIYKEPVILSGPQNLTITVHQTAILECIATGNPRPIVSWSRLDGRSIGVEGIQVLGTGNLMISDVSLQHSGVYVCAANRPGTRMRRTALGRLVVQAPPEFIQWPQSVSKPAGGSAVFTCVAQGVPEPHIIWLKNGKILTPGDNVKLTNNNSTLAVTRITSEDEAIYQCIAENSAGTNQASARLAVSLAKELPDAPQGLKATALSKTTLQLSWTQPPAEITDGIIGYVLHIRKYGEPESKELQEAVSKTTFQHDLTNLESATTYSIYLKAYSPLGASERSSTVVSTTLGGVPSSPTFFTKAINTTAVQVLWELPNKPGKTEGFRVSYRRVPHGEILGPIQLPCHVNTHTISHLDPGAVYEVKLVAYNGNGESDCSKKLVSLAEDGTSAKTRAGEETQCNCRGVESSVSSIVVGIHIGMACIIFCVLFLMFGYRRSFLCRKGTQDSWSVPQGEDGGHLNGIPKAAVTQPAHGIELVPQGQNIDRQAQCQVLIEQHSSSLPGTGTGTG, encoded by the exons GTTTGTGTAATGGATCTGAGCTGGCTTTCCTTACTGAGCCCAGTGATGTTATCGCAGTACGGGACAGGCCGTTGATGCTGGACTGCAGGGTGGAAGGCGAGGGTCCCATTACGGTGACATGGCACAAGAACGGAGCTCCGCTGCTTTCAGGATTAGGCAGTCGGGCGAAGATCCTATCCAACGGGACGCTCCTTATCCGCAGCTTCCAGAAGAGACGGGATGGAGATGCTACCGATGCTGGAGAGTATTACTGCGCTGCACAGAACCACTACGGCATGCTGGTCAGCCGCAAAGCCCGTGTGCAACTCGCAT CTCTTCCAAAATTCCACACACACCCAGAGTCCATGTCAGTAGATGAGGGAGGTGTTGCACGTTTCCAGTGTCAGGTCAATGGTATTCCTGAAGCTAGCATTACTTGGGAGAAGGACCGTGTTGTGCTTGGAACATCCGATGACAG GTACACACTTCTCCCAATGGGTATTCTGCAGATCACAGGCGTTAAGAAATCAGACGCTGGTGTTTATCGCTGTGTTGCCACTAATATCGCCAACACCCGCTACAGTCATGAGGCCTATCTAAACGTAACCG GAGGTGTTCCTCGCATCTATAAGGAGCCAGTCATCCTCTCCGGCCCACAGAACCTCACCATTACTGTCCATCAGACCGCCATCCTGGAGTGTATCGCCACTGGAAACCCTCGCCCGATTGTGTCTTGGAGTAGACTTG acgGCCGATCCATCGGAGTGGAGGGCATACAAGTGCTCGGGACGGGGAATCTGATGATCTCCGATGTCTCCCTTCAGCACTCtggggtgtatgtgtgtgctgccAACCGGCCTGGGACCAGGATGAGGCGTACTGCATTGGGCAGACTGGTAGTTCAAG CTCCTCCCGAGTTCATTCAGTGGCCGCAGTCTGTTTCTAAGCCAGCAGGAGGCAGTGCTGTGTTCACATGTGTTGCTCAGGGTGTTCCTGAACCTCATATCATCTGGCTGAAGAATGGCAAGATTCTCACCCCGGGCGATAATGTGAAACTCACTAACAATAACAG TACCCTGGCTGTGACTCGCATCACATCAGAGGATGAGGCCATATACCAATGCATTGCTGAAAACTCTGCCGGCACTAACCAGGCCAGTGCTCGTCTGGCTGTGTCCCTGGCCAAAGAGCTACCCGATGCCCCTCAGGGCCTGAAAGCCACGGCTCTGTCTAAAACCACCTTGCAGCTCTCCTGGACCCAACCACCAGCTGAAATCACTGACGGGATCATCGGATATGTGCTGCATATCCGCAAATACGGCG AGCCTGAAAGCAAAGAACTACAAGAGGCTGTGAGTAAGACAACATTTCAGCACGACCTCACAAACCTTGAAAGCGCGACCACCTACTCCATCTACCTGAAGGCTTACTCTCCACTGGGCGCTAGTGAACGGTCCAGCACTGTCGTTTCCACAACACTAGGGGGCG TGCCCAGTTCACCTACATTTTTCACCAAAGCAATAAACACCACTGCAGTCCAGGTCCTATGGGAGCTGCCCAATAAACCTGGAAAAACCGAGGGTTTCCGAGTGTCTTACCGCAGGGTCCCCCACGGAGAAATCCTGGGACCGATTCAGTTGCCATGCCATGTTAATACTCACACCATTTCTCATCTCG ACCCCGGCGCTGTTTATGAAGTAAAACTGGTGGCCTATAATGGCAATGGAGAGAGCGACTGTTCAAAGAAACTTGTTTCACTGGCCGAGGACGGAACTAGCGCTAAAACCAGAGCAG GAGAGGAAACTCAGTGTAACTGCAGGGGTGTAGAGAGCTCGGTGAGCAGCATTGTGGTTGGCATCCACATTGGCATGGCCTGCATCATTTTCTGTGTGCTCTTTCTTATGTTTGGATATCGGCGCAG ttTCCTCTGTAGGAAGGGGACTCAGGACAGCTGGTCTGTACCACAAGGTGAAGACGGAGGGCATCTCAACGGCATCCCAAAAGCGGCAGTAACACAACCTGCTCACGGCATTGAACTGGTTCCACAA GGACAAAATATAGATCGCCAGGCCCAATGCCAGGTTCTTATTGAGCAGCACTCATCCAGTCTGCCAGGCACAGGCACAGGCACTGGCTAG